In Dyadobacter subterraneus, a single genomic region encodes these proteins:
- a CDS encoding helix-turn-helix domain-containing protein, translated as MENTDFKSTFSLLNADYVQLNKNWNYRNVISPFYRIYLIDEGIGSLGDADRAHVLEQGYLYMVPSFTLCNHHCPKYLSQFYIHVLEESADGTSLFSSNRKIHKIESIPEDIIRFKKILHLNPGRDLRRTDNPREYEKQPSLAGFQKRNNLIPLSDYIETKGLILEMIARFLKSDSFKSSETKKIPSVILDSVNYILTNLQSNITVEHLSERACYNANYFSRIFTNYTGERPLAYIQKKRIERAQYLIITTQLSLSEIAVETGFESLSYFSRTFKDITGQTPTQYKKINNVV; from the coding sequence ATGGAGAATACTGACTTTAAATCCACATTTTCATTGTTGAATGCAGATTATGTACAATTGAACAAAAATTGGAATTATCGTAATGTAATCAGTCCATTTTACCGGATTTATCTGATTGATGAAGGTATTGGATCGCTTGGAGATGCCGATCGTGCGCATGTTTTGGAACAAGGATATTTGTATATGGTTCCCAGCTTTACTTTATGCAATCACCACTGCCCTAAGTATCTCAGCCAATTTTATATACATGTCCTGGAAGAAAGCGCCGATGGCACGTCACTGTTTTCTTCTAACAGAAAAATCCACAAAATCGAATCCATACCGGAAGACATTATCCGCTTTAAGAAAATTCTGCATCTTAATCCGGGCAGAGATCTTCGACGGACTGACAATCCCCGGGAATATGAAAAGCAGCCCTCACTTGCGGGCTTTCAAAAGAGAAACAACCTGATTCCTCTGTCAGATTACATTGAAACAAAAGGCCTGATTCTGGAAATGATCGCACGATTTTTAAAGTCCGACTCATTTAAATCTTCGGAAACCAAAAAAATCCCTTCCGTGATTCTTGATTCAGTTAATTACATTCTTACAAATCTGCAAAGCAACATCACGGTTGAACACTTGTCGGAGCGTGCCTGTTACAACGCCAACTACTTTTCCAGGATTTTTACCAATTACACCGGAGAGCGCCCTTTGGCATACATTCAGAAAAAACGAATAGAACGTGCCCAGTATTTAATCATTACCACCCAACTCTCCCTTTCCGAAATAGCCGTAGAAACCGGCTTTGAAAGTCTGTCTTATTTTTCCCGTACATTCAAAGACATTACCGGGCAGACACCCACCCAGTATAAGAAGATTAATAACGTAGTTTAA
- a CDS encoding L-rhamnose mutarotase — protein sequence MKKFCLALDLKDDHELIEQYDQLHKTENAWPEITRSITDGGISNMEIYRTGNRLFMIMETSDDFDFNNKAMADAANPKVQQWEELMWKFQQPLEWAAPGEKWVLMDQIYKIVP from the coding sequence ATGAAAAAGTTTTGTCTGGCACTGGATCTGAAAGACGATCATGAGCTTATTGAACAGTACGATCAGCTTCATAAAACTGAAAATGCATGGCCCGAAATTACCAGAAGCATTACAGACGGCGGCATTTCGAATATGGAAATTTACAGAACGGGGAACCGTTTATTTATGATCATGGAGACATCCGATGACTTTGACTTTAACAATAAAGCGATGGCGGATGCAGCAAATCCGAAAGTGCAGCAGTGGGAAGAGCTCATGTGGAAATTTCAGCAGCCCTTGGAATGGGCTGCACCCGGTGAGAAGTGGGTTTTAATGGATCAGATATACAAAATTGTACCCTAG
- the fucP gene encoding L-fucose:H+ symporter permease: MADRKTRLAVILITSLFFLWGFALNLNPILIPHLKKACQLSDFQSALIDSASYIAYFLIALPAGLFMKKFGYKAGITLGLLLFASGTFLFYPAAEMRHFGFFLVALFIIASGLTLLETAANPYITVLGDADSATQRLNFAQSFNGLAAFLAPLMGGTFILSGKTLSEEQQLSMTPAELNAYLDLEASSVQMPFIIIGVVVLLVAVLIWRTRLPEIMEEDEIEGVETGSVLGEKNLMLGVAAQFFYVGAQVCISSFFIRFAGKVAGIEEKTAAYLLSGAFLSFMIGRFIGTYLMKFIAPPRLLAMYSLVNIILLIAAVSTTGMVSVYALVGVQFFMSIMFPTIFALSIRGLGAKTKVGSSLVIMSIVGGAIFPVIMGRVSDISSIQTAYVVPAVCFLVVLYFAIKNNSIKNVTLGTSH, translated from the coding sequence ATGGCTGATCGCAAAACCAGGCTGGCTGTTATTCTGATCACTTCCCTGTTTTTCCTGTGGGGATTTGCACTGAATTTGAACCCTATACTAATCCCGCATCTTAAAAAAGCCTGTCAGCTTAGTGATTTTCAATCGGCTTTGATTGACTCGGCATCATACATCGCCTATTTTCTGATTGCCCTGCCGGCTGGTCTTTTTATGAAAAAATTTGGTTATAAAGCGGGTATCACGCTGGGTTTGCTGCTGTTCGCATCCGGTACGTTTCTGTTTTATCCTGCGGCTGAAATGCGCCATTTTGGCTTTTTCCTGGTAGCGCTTTTTATCATCGCCAGTGGGTTGACATTGCTTGAAACCGCAGCGAATCCCTACATCACCGTTTTGGGTGATGCCGATTCAGCGACACAGAGGCTAAATTTTGCACAGTCATTCAATGGACTTGCTGCTTTTCTGGCCCCACTGATGGGAGGTACTTTTATACTTTCAGGAAAGACTTTGTCAGAAGAACAGCAACTCTCCATGACACCCGCAGAATTGAATGCTTATCTGGATCTGGAAGCATCTTCTGTGCAAATGCCCTTCATCATTATCGGCGTAGTGGTGTTGCTCGTAGCAGTTCTTATATGGCGTACCCGGTTGCCGGAAATAATGGAGGAAGACGAAATTGAAGGCGTGGAAACAGGTTCTGTTTTGGGAGAGAAAAATCTGATGCTCGGAGTTGCTGCCCAGTTTTTTTATGTTGGCGCTCAGGTTTGTATCAGTAGTTTTTTTATTCGTTTTGCTGGTAAAGTAGCCGGCATTGAGGAGAAAACGGCTGCATATTTACTGTCGGGCGCATTTTTGAGCTTCATGATCGGCCGTTTTATAGGTACCTATCTGATGAAGTTTATCGCACCACCGAGACTTCTGGCCATGTATAGTCTTGTTAATATCATTTTGTTGATCGCAGCTGTGTCCACCACAGGAATGGTTTCCGTCTACGCACTGGTTGGTGTTCAATTCTTTATGTCGATTATGTTTCCGACTATATTTGCCCTTAGTATCCGTGGTTTAGGTGCAAAAACCAAAGTGGGTTCCTCGCTGGTGATCATGTCCATCGTTGGCGGAGCAATATTTCCGGTGATCATGGGACGGGTTTCAGATATATCATCCATTCAAACCGCCTATGTTGTACCGGCCGTTTGTTTTCTGGTTGTACTCTATTTTGCAATTAAAAACAATTCGATCAAAAATGTTACACTGGGCACATCACACTGA
- a CDS encoding zinc-binding alcohol dehydrogenase family protein, producing MNTLVCITPGEFLFSEVEKPELRPGHTIIKIKRIGICGTDLHAYEGTQPFFNYPRILGHELAGEIVETDDAPGFSVGESVTFIPYFNCGTCVACRNGKPNCCTRVQVFGVHIDGGMAEYVSVPSYSLIHGNGLSFDELALVEPLAIGAHGIRRAGVTPQDTVLVVGAGPIGLGTMEFARIAGATVIAMDVNDGRLAFCRERLGVEHTVNAQTENVSEKLMELTGGDMPTVIIDATGNLKAINNAFQYLAHGGTYVLIGLQKGEISFSHPEFHKREATLMSSRNATREDFEHVTSCMKAGMIDPTTYITHRVVFGDVKQDFKSWLDPANGVIKAMVSVG from the coding sequence ATGAATACACTGGTTTGCATCACTCCGGGTGAATTTTTGTTTAGTGAAGTTGAAAAGCCCGAGCTAAGGCCGGGACACACAATCATCAAAATCAAGCGGATCGGCATATGTGGCACCGATCTTCATGCATACGAGGGCACACAGCCCTTTTTCAATTACCCACGGATTCTGGGTCACGAACTGGCCGGAGAGATTGTTGAAACGGACGATGCGCCCGGATTTTCAGTGGGAGAGTCTGTCACGTTTATTCCCTATTTCAATTGTGGAACATGTGTGGCCTGCCGCAATGGAAAACCCAATTGCTGTACTCGTGTCCAGGTTTTTGGTGTGCATATTGATGGCGGCATGGCGGAGTATGTATCGGTTCCGTCCTATTCACTCATTCATGGTAACGGACTTAGTTTTGATGAACTTGCCCTGGTTGAGCCGCTTGCAATTGGCGCACATGGAATCAGAAGAGCCGGGGTAACACCGCAGGATACCGTGCTTGTTGTGGGCGCCGGCCCGATCGGTTTGGGTACAATGGAATTCGCAAGAATAGCGGGTGCAACCGTTATCGCGATGGATGTCAACGACGGCAGACTGGCTTTTTGCCGTGAAAGGCTGGGGGTGGAGCATACCGTCAATGCACAAACCGAAAATGTATCAGAAAAACTAATGGAACTGACTGGAGGAGATATGCCAACGGTTATTATAGATGCAACAGGAAATCTGAAAGCAATCAACAACGCATTTCAGTATCTGGCGCACGGCGGAACGTATGTACTGATTGGCCTGCAAAAAGGGGAGATCAGCTTTTCCCATCCTGAATTTCACAAACGCGAGGCAACTTTAATGAGCAGCCGCAATGCTACCAGAGAAGATTTTGAACATGTAACCAGCTGTATGAAAGCGGGCATGATAGATCCGACTACTTATATAACGCATCGTGTAGTTTTCGGTGACGTAAAACAGGATTTTAAAAGCTGGCTTGACCCTGCGAATGGCGTAATAAAGGCGATGGTGTCGGTTGGATGA
- a CDS encoding aldo/keto reductase yields MQTNTWQNQNSGKIHLPPTVFGTSCLGNIYHATSHEQKQAIVEACMKNSPARAVFDSAGKYGAGLALKSLGKSLDALNVDPKNVVISNKLGWYQVPLTTPEPTFEPGIWKDLTHDAVQRISYEGILECFYQGNELLGPYTSQLASVHDPDEYLAKAQSIEEENDLYADILGAYRALAELKASGEISGIGVGAKQWGVIERISKDVALDWVMIANSLTLHDHPRELLEFISGLHNKGVTVINSAVFNGGFLVGSDYYNYGLVDKNTPSGKSLYAWRSEFWRLCEQFGISPAHACLNFGFTIPGVSSVAVSTTNAAKVKQNIDMVTADIPEDFWHALKRQGLIDNPIL; encoded by the coding sequence ATGCAAACAAATACGTGGCAAAACCAAAATTCCGGCAAAATTCATCTGCCCCCAACCGTTTTCGGTACGAGCTGTCTGGGTAATATTTACCATGCCACCAGTCACGAACAGAAACAAGCAATTGTAGAAGCCTGTATGAAAAATTCACCGGCAAGGGCAGTTTTTGACAGTGCCGGAAAGTATGGGGCAGGTCTGGCTTTGAAATCTTTGGGTAAATCGCTGGATGCCTTAAATGTAGATCCGAAAAATGTGGTCATCAGCAACAAGCTGGGCTGGTATCAGGTTCCTCTTACTACACCGGAGCCTACCTTCGAACCAGGAATCTGGAAAGACCTGACCCATGATGCCGTACAGCGAATTTCATACGAAGGAATCCTGGAATGTTTTTATCAGGGAAACGAGTTGCTGGGGCCTTATACTTCTCAGTTGGCGTCTGTACATGATCCTGACGAATACCTGGCCAAAGCCCAGAGCATCGAAGAAGAAAATGATCTGTACGCGGATATTCTGGGTGCGTACAGAGCATTGGCTGAACTGAAAGCTTCGGGTGAAATTTCAGGAATAGGCGTGGGTGCTAAGCAATGGGGCGTAATTGAAAGAATTTCAAAGGATGTAGCCCTTGACTGGGTGATGATCGCCAACAGTCTAACGCTTCACGATCATCCCCGTGAGCTACTGGAATTTATTTCTGGTTTGCACAACAAAGGCGTAACCGTTATTAATTCAGCGGTTTTCAACGGTGGATTCCTGGTTGGAAGTGACTATTACAATTATGGGCTGGTTGATAAAAATACCCCATCGGGGAAAAGCCTGTATGCGTGGAGATCTGAATTTTGGAGGTTATGTGAGCAGTTCGGCATTTCACCCGCGCACGCGTGCCTGAATTTTGGATTTACGATTCCCGGTGTCAGCAGTGTGGCAGTCAGTACTACGAACGCAGCCAAAGTAAAGCAGAATATCGACATGGTGACCGCAGATATTCCAGAAGATTTCTGGCATGCGCTGAAAAGACAGGGACTAATAGACAATCCTATTTTGTGA
- a CDS encoding alpha-L-fucosidase, whose product MKCYTILVCLCVIGNCFGQVKAPEPVGPTPTENQVRWQEMEYYAFIHFSTNTFTDQEWGYGEANDAKLFNPTNLDCDQWARVCKNSGMKGIIVTAKHHSGFCLWPTETTEYSIKNSPWKDGKGDIIGDLAKACKKYGLKLGIYISPWDRNNPSYGLLDPDGSAPYVKNVFRKQIEECLTKYGDVFEIWFDGANGGDGYYGGARTSRKIDRTTYYDWANTYKMIRKIQPKIVIWNDNGDRADLRWVGTESGYVGETNWSLLNAKGDVPHDMLAHGVENGDSWVPGEVNTSIRPGWFYHEYEDNRVKTLPELLKVYYSSFGRNGTMLLNFPIDKTGRIHKTDEKAALELAGAVKEAFAMDLAKEMKVSASNIRGKSSEFGADKALDGDKNTYWATDDAVKTASLIIDFGAPKAFNRFLAQEYIQLGQRVKSFTIEAFVNGKWKQLDNQTTIGYKRILAFPTVKASQLRFTITDSKASPVISNVSVYNAPQILEIPLVTRAKSGEVTITATDKESQIFYTLDGSMPTKKSKLYTQTIAAENKVSVRAIACDPVSGKSSPVGEEHFDISHKNWKIVGIEDEKVNNIIDGNRNTDWFQPQNNKLPASIVIDLGKQQNLAGFKYLPSQSRNAGIITRYQFLVSSDNKQWNVADEGEFSNIKNNPLWQIKKFTPVKGRYIKLVATHNTQENNAAGYAEIDVITN is encoded by the coding sequence ATGAAATGCTATACCATATTGGTCTGCTTATGCGTGATCGGGAATTGCTTTGGCCAAGTGAAGGCGCCCGAACCCGTAGGACCAACGCCAACGGAAAACCAGGTCAGATGGCAGGAAATGGAGTATTATGCCTTCATACATTTTTCTACCAATACGTTTACTGATCAGGAATGGGGTTATGGTGAAGCCAATGATGCAAAACTTTTCAATCCAACCAATCTGGACTGCGATCAGTGGGCGAGGGTTTGCAAAAATTCAGGGATGAAAGGGATTATTGTTACGGCAAAGCACCATTCAGGGTTTTGCCTGTGGCCTACTGAAACCACGGAATATTCCATAAAGAACAGTCCCTGGAAAGATGGCAAAGGCGATATCATTGGTGATCTGGCAAAAGCATGCAAAAAATACGGGCTGAAATTGGGTATCTACATCTCGCCATGGGATAGGAATAATCCGAGTTACGGGCTTCTTGACCCGGATGGCAGTGCACCTTATGTAAAAAATGTCTTCCGCAAACAAATTGAGGAATGCCTCACCAAATATGGTGATGTTTTCGAGATTTGGTTTGATGGTGCCAACGGCGGTGATGGCTACTACGGCGGGGCAAGAACCAGCCGGAAAATAGACCGGACTACGTATTACGACTGGGCAAACACCTATAAGATGATCCGGAAAATTCAGCCAAAAATCGTTATCTGGAACGACAACGGTGACCGCGCAGATCTTCGCTGGGTAGGAACCGAATCCGGTTATGTGGGTGAAACCAACTGGAGTCTTTTAAACGCCAAGGGCGACGTACCGCATGATATGTTAGCCCATGGGGTAGAAAACGGCGATTCCTGGGTGCCGGGCGAAGTAAATACTTCCATACGTCCGGGGTGGTTTTACCATGAATATGAAGATAACCGGGTGAAGACGCTGCCGGAACTGCTTAAAGTTTATTACAGTTCCTTCGGACGAAACGGAACCATGCTTCTTAATTTTCCTATCGATAAAACCGGCCGGATTCACAAGACAGACGAAAAAGCTGCGTTGGAGCTGGCTGGTGCAGTAAAGGAAGCATTTGCCATGGATCTGGCGAAAGAAATGAAGGTTAGCGCGTCAAATATTCGGGGGAAGTCCAGCGAATTTGGAGCCGACAAAGCCTTGGATGGAGATAAAAATACTTATTGGGCAACAGACGATGCAGTAAAGACAGCTTCTCTTATTATTGATTTTGGTGCTCCGAAAGCCTTTAACCGGTTTCTTGCTCAGGAATATATCCAGCTTGGGCAGCGGGTGAAATCCTTTACAATTGAAGCATTCGTAAATGGTAAATGGAAACAGCTTGACAACCAAACGACGATTGGTTATAAGCGCATACTGGCATTTCCAACGGTGAAAGCTTCACAGCTGCGTTTTACGATCACTGATTCCAAGGCAAGTCCTGTCATTTCGAACGTAAGCGTTTACAATGCGCCGCAAATATTGGAAATTCCCCTTGTCACCCGCGCCAAATCGGGAGAAGTTACCATCACGGCTACTGATAAAGAATCACAGATTTTCTATACGCTGGATGGGAGCATGCCAACCAAAAAATCAAAGTTATACACGCAAACCATTGCGGCAGAAAACAAAGTGAGTGTCCGTGCTATTGCCTGTGATCCGGTTTCCGGGAAAAGCAGCCCGGTAGGGGAAGAGCATTTTGATATTTCCCACAAAAATTGGAAGATCGTAGGCATAGAAGATGAAAAAGTGAATAATATTATTGATGGCAACAGGAATACAGATTGGTTTCAACCTCAAAACAACAAACTCCCTGCCAGCATAGTAATCGATCTTGGGAAACAACAAAATCTGGCAGGTTTTAAATACCTTCCAAGTCAGAGCCGAAACGCCGGAATTATTACCCGTTACCAGTTTTTGGTTTCTTCGGATAACAAGCAATGGAACGTAGCGGATGAAGGAGAATTTTCTAATATTAAAAATAATCCACTGTGGCAGATTAAGAAGTTTACACCTGTAAAAGGGCGCTATATTAAACTGGTCGCTACGCATAACACGCAGGAAAATAATGCGGCAGGCTATGCCGAAATCGATGTGATTACAAACTGA
- a CDS encoding SusC/RagA family TonB-linked outer membrane protein — protein MENQPLLRKRIKAWMNVLQLVMMAFAVLFSPQAFSQNQSAASGDILVSGEIDDEKNQPIPGASIVLKGSIQGTTTDVNGKFSLNIPRSGATLVVSFLGYKRQEIEVGNKTFFQIKLEPSTDELQEVVVVGYGTQRRQTLTGAISNIVSDAIKTTTHTSLAQSLQGKIAGVQIRQNSGEPGSFSTSINIRGFGEPLYVVDGVARDGGYEFQKINPDDIESISVLKDASAAIFGIRAGNGVVIVTTKKGVKGKPKFSYNAVYGRQSPTDVPVMTNAYQWAQMRNDAARNLGENPVYTSEEVEKFRTGAPGYESTDWYKQVLNKSASQTQHFISASGGEGAATYFTSFGYQNENGLLKSNDMGYKKYTFRTNVGIDLTKNLKADLILSGLYDKRNQPGDNFFNIYKGTRIALPTERPYANDNPKYPALLSGGYNPVALADGNLTGYNEEANKFFQSTFALTYTVPFVKGLRVKGLAAYDSNNYRAKSVSKSYNLYTYDAATDKYTAHQQRNPSRIGNNFSDNNRVTFQGQLFYNTVIAKNHNVGATLVYEQQESKNRSAGLGREYAFFTNDQIDQAGLNNQTTSGTESEYASQSYVGRLNYDFKEKYLLEVAARYDGSYRYHPDRRWGLFPVVSAGWRVSEESFMKKIPFVSTLKLRGSYGLVGADAGAPFQYVPGFSLSGGGGYEFNNGNYTTGAASPAIVNEKLTWFKSKIQDIGIDIGLWDNKIDLTLDVYQRDRKGLLARRNVSLPNTFGGTLPDENLNSDRVKGIEFTAGYSGQIRDFKYGITGNFNFARTMNRYIERGDFLSSMDKWRNGGANRWNDVVWAYQLEGQFQNKDEVIYAPIQNGDLGNTRELPGDFKYKDVNGDGVIDGNDAMPLFFGGDPKMYYGLTLNASYKGFDFTALFQGSGKYSVRFREVYAEVFAFRGNTPEYFYDRWHLSDDNQWTPGKWPASRFNYNVGAMYAESSAWRKDASYLRFKSAQLGYTFKQGWLKKIGIDEVRLYGNAHNIFTWADPFVKPFDPEKIEGLFGAGLTYPVTRSYNFGINVKF, from the coding sequence ATGGAAAATCAACCTTTATTAAGAAAAAGAATAAAGGCCTGGATGAACGTTTTACAACTGGTCATGATGGCATTTGCTGTACTATTTTCTCCACAAGCCTTCTCACAAAATCAATCTGCCGCAAGCGGCGACATTTTAGTCTCGGGTGAAATCGATGACGAGAAAAACCAGCCCATCCCCGGGGCGAGTATTGTACTGAAAGGATCCATCCAGGGAACTACAACAGATGTAAATGGAAAGTTTTCGCTTAACATTCCAAGGTCGGGCGCTACGCTGGTCGTCAGTTTTCTTGGCTATAAGCGGCAGGAAATTGAGGTTGGAAACAAAACTTTTTTCCAGATTAAACTGGAACCAAGTACCGATGAGCTGCAGGAGGTTGTCGTTGTCGGGTATGGTACGCAGCGCAGACAAACACTTACCGGCGCTATCTCCAATATCGTTTCGGACGCAATCAAAACCACAACGCATACGAGTTTGGCGCAAAGTCTTCAAGGTAAAATTGCCGGTGTACAAATCCGTCAGAATTCAGGCGAACCGGGCTCGTTCAGCACAAGTATCAATATCCGCGGATTTGGCGAACCGCTCTATGTGGTAGACGGTGTTGCGCGTGATGGTGGGTATGAATTTCAAAAAATAAATCCTGATGATATTGAAAGTATATCGGTACTAAAAGATGCTTCCGCTGCGATTTTTGGTATCAGAGCAGGGAATGGTGTCGTGATTGTTACCACAAAAAAAGGAGTAAAGGGCAAACCAAAGTTTAGCTATAACGCGGTTTATGGAAGGCAAAGCCCGACCGACGTGCCAGTCATGACCAATGCCTATCAGTGGGCGCAGATGCGTAACGATGCGGCCAGAAATCTGGGCGAAAATCCGGTTTATACTTCCGAGGAGGTAGAAAAATTCAGGACCGGCGCGCCTGGTTATGAAAGTACCGATTGGTACAAGCAGGTTTTAAACAAATCAGCCTCCCAAACGCAGCATTTTATTTCCGCTTCCGGCGGTGAAGGGGCCGCGACTTACTTCACAAGTTTCGGTTATCAGAATGAAAACGGGCTTTTGAAAAGCAATGACATGGGTTACAAGAAATATACTTTTCGTACCAATGTCGGGATTGATCTGACCAAAAACCTGAAAGCCGATCTGATTTTGTCGGGGCTTTATGACAAAAGAAATCAGCCTGGGGATAACTTTTTCAACATTTATAAAGGTACCCGCATTGCCTTACCGACAGAACGACCATATGCCAATGATAATCCGAAATATCCGGCGTTGTTAAGCGGTGGTTATAATCCGGTTGCGCTTGCTGATGGAAATTTGACAGGTTATAACGAGGAAGCCAATAAATTTTTCCAGTCAACCTTCGCTTTGACATATACCGTACCGTTTGTAAAGGGGCTGAGAGTAAAGGGTCTTGCCGCTTATGACAGTAATAATTACCGCGCGAAATCGGTTTCCAAAAGCTATAATTTATATACCTACGATGCTGCAACCGATAAATACACCGCGCATCAGCAGCGTAATCCTTCACGGATCGGAAACAATTTTTCGGATAACAACCGGGTGACTTTTCAGGGGCAGTTGTTTTACAATACCGTCATTGCCAAAAACCATAATGTCGGAGCTACGCTGGTCTATGAGCAGCAGGAATCCAAAAACAGATCGGCCGGTCTGGGAAGAGAATATGCCTTTTTTACAAATGACCAGATTGATCAGGCGGGTTTAAATAACCAGACAACCAGCGGAACCGAAAGTGAGTATGCGAGCCAGTCCTATGTTGGCCGTCTGAATTATGATTTTAAAGAAAAATATCTGCTGGAAGTGGCAGCCCGTTATGATGGTTCTTACCGCTATCACCCGGACAGACGTTGGGGGTTATTCCCTGTGGTATCTGCCGGATGGCGGGTTTCAGAAGAATCTTTTATGAAAAAAATCCCGTTCGTCTCAACACTTAAATTAAGAGGCTCATATGGTCTGGTGGGTGCTGATGCGGGTGCGCCCTTTCAATATGTTCCCGGATTTTCGCTTAGCGGCGGCGGCGGTTATGAATTTAACAATGGAAACTATACCACCGGGGCGGCATCACCAGCCATTGTCAACGAAAAACTTACCTGGTTTAAATCAAAAATTCAGGATATAGGTATTGATATCGGCCTTTGGGATAATAAAATTGACCTGACCCTTGATGTTTACCAAAGAGATCGTAAAGGTTTGCTGGCAAGAAGAAATGTGTCACTACCCAATACTTTTGGCGGAACGCTTCCTGATGAAAATCTGAACAGCGACCGTGTGAAGGGGATCGAATTCACGGCCGGATACAGCGGGCAGATACGCGATTTCAAATATGGTATCACCGGAAACTTCAATTTTGCCCGGACCATGAACCGTTATATTGAAAGAGGAGATTTTCTGAGCAGTATGGACAAATGGCGCAATGGCGGCGCAAACCGCTGGAATGATGTCGTGTGGGCTTATCAGCTGGAAGGTCAGTTTCAAAATAAAGATGAAGTCATTTATGCGCCGATCCAGAATGGAGACCTGGGCAATACCCGGGAATTGCCTGGTGATTTCAAATACAAAGATGTCAACGGTGACGGGGTGATAGACGGAAATGATGCCATGCCGTTATTTTTTGGAGGAGATCCAAAAATGTATTACGGGCTTACGCTGAACGCTTCTTACAAGGGTTTTGACTTTACTGCCTTATTTCAGGGATCAGGAAAGTACAGTGTCCGTTTCCGGGAAGTTTATGCAGAAGTATTTGCATTCCGTGGAAATACGCCTGAATATTTTTATGACAGATGGCATCTGTCGGACGATAACCAGTGGACTCCCGGAAAATGGCCTGCTTCCCGCTTCAACTATAACGTGGGCGCCATGTATGCGGAAAGTTCTGCCTGGCGTAAAGATGCTTCTTATCTCAGATTTAAGAGTGCGCAGCTGGGCTATACTTTCAAACAGGGATGGCTGAAAAAAATCGGTATTGACGAAGTCCGTTTGTATGGAAATGCACACAATATTTTCACCTGGGCAGATCCTTTCGTAAAACCATTTGATCCTGAAAAAATCGAAGGTTTGTTTGGGGCCGGACTTACTTACCCGGTGACAAGAAGTTACAACTTTGGTATAAATGTTAAATTCTAA